In Anaerolineales bacterium, the genomic window CAGGCCGTCCTCCACCCTGTTAGCATCGTACACCCCAACCAGACGCGTGGCGCGCACCTTCAAGCCGGATTCTTCCAGGACTTCGCGCTCGACAGCCAGAGCCGGCGGTTCACCGACGTCGGCCCACCCCCCTGGCAGCGTCCATCCGCCATCGATGGACTCCCGGACCATGAGCAGCCGCTCGCCATCGAACACCGCCCCGCGGACGTCAACCTTGGGCGTCACATATCCCGGCTGGGCGGTGAAGGCGGTCAGGGCCTGATCGGCCGGGAGGGTGGAATGGGTTCCGACGATTTCCGCGGCGATCTGCAGCAGCCGGTCGGCGCGGCCGCGCTCAAACTCGTTCTGGGCATAGTGGCGGCTGGTTTGAGCCAAAGCCTGGATCTCCCGCGCCCAGGCCAGCCAGCGCCTTTCCCCCGGCGAGCGCTCCTCCGTCACGGCCTGGCCAACTCCCGCGCCAGCCAATCCTGATCGACTGGGAGCTGGCGGACGCGAACGCCGCAGGCATGGTAGATGGCATTGGTGATCGCCGGTGTGGTTGGGATGCTCGTGATCTCTCCGACGCCCTTGGCGCCGTACGGGCCGTGGCTGCACGGGCTTTCGACCAGGATCGGAAGGATCTCGGGGGCCTGAGCAATGGAGGGCATTCGGTAGCGGCCCAGGCGATCGGTGAACACCCTGCCCTGCTCGAGCACAAAGTCTTCGGTCAGTGCATTGCCCAAGCCCATCATCACGCCGCCCTCGACCTGGCCGATCAGCCCCAGTGGGTTCAGCGCCCGGCCGACATCCGTGGCCGCTATCACGCGCAACACCCGGGTCTCACCGGTTATCCGATCCACCTCGACCTCGGCCGCCTGAACGGCGAAGCTGTAGGCGACGTGGATGTCCTTGCCTGAGCCGACGTGTTCGGTTGCCGGTGCGACGTACTCATGCTCGATGCGCGTCGGCTGTCCGGCCGATCTCATCCGTCGCACGACCTCCGCCAGTTCCACGCCTCGTTCTCCAACCGAGACCCCACCATCATGGAAGTGGACCTGGCGTGGATCCACATCATACTCTTCCGCTAGACAGGCGGCGGCCGCCTCCTTCCACAGTTCGCAGGCGAGGCGGACTGCGTTGCCGGCGACGAAGGTCTGGCGGGAGGCGGTGGTCGGGCCTCCATCCGGAGTCAGATCCGTGTCGGATAGCAGCACCCGCACGCGGTCGAGGGGCAGTCCCAACTCTTCCGCCACGACCAGCTGCAGGACGGTCATCAACC contains:
- a CDS encoding NUDIX hydrolase codes for the protein MTEERSPGERRWLAWAREIQALAQTSRHYAQNEFERGRADRLLQIAAEIVGTHSTLPADQALTAFTAQPGYVTPKVDVRGAVFDGERLLMVRESIDGGWTLPGGWADVGEPPALAVEREVLEESGLKVRATRLVGVYDANRVEDGLPLFHAYKLVFWCERLGGEIKASPETSEVGFFPIDALPEPLSPYRTTPRLVADLCAFRLDPARPTVFD